The DNA segment AAGAAAGCAAGACAAGATCTGCTCCCCTCAAGTCTTCAAATTCACCTTCAACAGTTGAATCTAGAGCATCCCCAAGAAAGCTCTTCTTTTAGATGCTTGAGTTTGTTttacctttttcaaattttgtaagTGTTAAATATATTGTAGTAATTCATCTGTGTAATCACTCCGAACCTTGATTGATTTATGTTTTATAGAGCTATCACTCTCCTTAATGGTCACCAGTCTTTACAAGTATATATATTTCACCAATCTTATAAATATACAGGAGTATATGCTTATTTAATTATGAAGCATGGTAGATTCTAACTTCTAGCTATGTGTAATTTATATAGCTGCATTTTAATGAGACCACATTAAATTACCATGAAGAAATTCCTccttaaattaaaatagagcAATATTGTATAATCCGTAATAACCTCAAAAGCAAACTAACGACGCAGCCACTAATTCCACATCATTGGCAAAGCACCAAGAGAAATAATGAAACTCCAGTATGATATATTTTTCAATGCACACTTGTATACACAACATTTGCCCAAAAGAAACTTTGATGTGTTTGGGTATTTTCATAATTACAAATGAACGAGCAAAATCCAAATGACAAGAAGCAAACCCACAATGCCAACCACTGATAAAAGTAAGCACCAGCAGGAGCAACCACCCTTGGTTCGTTTATTTACAATTGACAATTTCTTCTGCACCCACTGTtttcacccaaaaaaaaaaagagttgtaAGAGAGCGACAATAACAATATTAACGGAGTTTCGCTTTGGGTAGACTAAACAAGAGATTTGGTCTAAACTCTAAAGAAAAGTTATGGGTGTTACCCTCATCCGAGAATTTGTAACATCTACATGTTGGTCCAAGTCATCCTGTCCAGCGAAAAAAGAGCAAGGATTCAATTCAGAAGAGACACAAAAATGAACCACAAAAAAGGGGATAAATTCATTCAAGAAGGTAATATACAATAAGTCTAGTGTGTAGATCCAACTCTTCATTGACAGCAAGTGCAATATGTTTGGTGCTTAGTACAGTCTCCTCCAATTTTGCAAGGCCATTGTCTTGTTCTGCTCTAACAACAATGCATATCAAGAATCCCAAGTATAGACTATAAGCAGTATGTTTTAAAGTAACCAACTAAAATCAAGTGACCTTTCATAATTTGCCGTTGAAATCCAACAAGTTGGTTGTTGTCCAGGCCAGTTGTTCTGCTCATGGCATCTGGCTTTGTTTCTGGCCCAAGCAAAAGGTCTCTATTTTCAAAGTTCAACATGTTCAAAGTGGAAGCCATTTGGTTAACTTTAGATCTCAAATTCGCAACCATATTGTTGCGGCGATTCATCTCCTTCTCGGATCTATGTCATTGACACGGAaaaagttcacaaagcaattataCAACTTTACAGCCGAAAAGGCGAGGCTGATTCTTCCACAATGATAGAACTGGTTCAGAATTCACAAAGACCTAGTATGGAACAACAAGATAGAAAGGATACTCAGTTAATCTATTCCCACACTCCTTTCCCTCTACTCTAACCTTTCTCTCTATACTAACGCCTATTACTAACTCCTAACCAGACATGGGCGCAATATCAATCATATCATATTCTCTTTTGTGGAACCAAAGGTATCCTCCTAATGAGGCAATCTTATTTGAGCACTAGAGATCCCATAAAGGGAACAGCTCTCCCAACACCGTTATCTAGCACTCCAACCAACCAAGTGTCATTGGTGCcggttaaattattttttaatcaaaagtTGCGAATCAAGATTCGAACCCACAACACAAGGAACAATAACCATACTCTGCTAGCACCAGGCTATATTGATTCACAATGTTATCACattattaacatatataatatatatgccTTACTGCTAATACCACGGAACGATAGAGTTCAGTATTACACCTCTCAAGATGAATACAACTAGTTTGGATCTAGATAATTCTTCATTAAATCTAGTTCCTGATGCATGGTCTTGTGGTGTGCATACTGCATAGTGCTCAAAGTGCTAGTTGCCCTATTGTGACAGCATATGTTTCCATTTTCAATCAGCATATATAATCATCAAGAAGTAAACACTCACATAGCTTGTTTTGCAGGAAGCTTAGACAAAAGGGATTGCAAGCTATCAAGTCTGGTCCCCAATATTGTAATCTTCCTTCTTATAGCAGATGTGTGACGCTGGGTTTCAGGCCCAGACGACGGAACCGAATTCCGCCCGGACATCATGGCTGTAATATCATCACCAAGTTTCACTGCTTCATTATATTCCTTCACCCATGAGTCTGAAGCAGATGCCATTAGCCTGAAACAACATAACAATAAACCCAACTTACATAATCACCAAACAAACATGGGGAATTAACAAACATCAATGATCAACAAAacttaataataacaataacgacAGATTACAGACGAATTCACAGAGAATCCATTCAGCTCATGATCAAAGAAGTAAATCATACTGTTAACGCACAATTTTCACCAATCAAGGGATATCAATAAAATCAACCACTAAGAACCCATTCAGCTCATGATCAAAGAAGTAATCATACTGTTACTACCCAAAATTTTCACCAACCAAGGTGTATCAATAAAATCAACCACTACAGAAAATGCAAAAagttaacttaaaaaaaaaaacccagaATTCGCATACAGCAATAAAGCTTATACGCAAAATATAACAATTCTCAGAAGATGAACATAGAAAGGAAAGAATCAGATTACAGTTGAGAAGGCGAATTGCGATGGTAATGGGAAATAATTGAAAGTTCGAAACCGGAGCAGCAATTAAATGTACCTTTTTTTGAGAAAAGGATGAAAATTGGGATGATGGATACGACGTCGTTCTAGGAAGGAATGGTGATGGATGAAAGGTAACGTACGGAGCCTCCTGGCTCAACGTCGTTTACCGCTGATTATGA comes from the Arachis duranensis cultivar V14167 chromosome 7, aradu.V14167.gnm2.J7QH, whole genome shotgun sequence genome and includes:
- the LOC107496330 gene encoding syntaxin-52, with amino-acid sequence MASASDSWVKEYNEAVKLGDDITAMMSGRNSVPSSGPETQRHTSAIRRKITILGTRLDSLQSLLSKLPAKQAISEKEMNRRNNMVANLRSKVNQMASTLNMLNFENRDLLLGPETKPDAMSRTTGLDNNQLVGFQRQIMKEQDNGLAKLEETVLSTKHIALAVNEELDLHTRLIDDLDQHVDVTNSRMRWVQKKLSIVNKRTKGGCSCWCLLLSVVGIVGLLLVIWILLVHL